In a single window of the Candidatus Cloacimonadota bacterium genome:
- a CDS encoding DUF559 domain-containing protein: protein MKSIAVQTAGNLRKHSTKAEKIFWNAVRNRKIENLKFNRQFPLYFEYEGRKRFFIADFYCHEMKLVVEIDGGIHETQKDCDELRTAIINELGMKVIRFNNEKVIKNLNEVIEELTKILTHRRFLS, encoded by the coding sequence ATGAAATCTATTGCAGTCCAAACAGCCGGAAATTTAAGAAAGCATTCTACCAAAGCCGAAAAAATTTTCTGGAATGCTGTTCGGAACAGGAAAATTGAAAACCTGAAATTCAATCGTCAATTTCCGCTCTATTTTGAATATGAAGGACGAAAAAGATTTTTCATTGCAGATTTCTATTGTCATGAAATGAAATTAGTTGTCGAAATAGATGGAGGAATTCATGAGACTCAAAAGGATTGTGATGAGTTGAGAACAGCGATCATCAATGAATTGGGGATGAAAGTTATTAGATTTAATAATGAAAAAGTTATTAAAAATTTGAATGAAGTTATTGAAGAATTAACAAAAATCCTAACACACCGTCGGTTCCTCTCTTGA